The sequence AATACCGCTACCTTAAGTCTTCTCATCTCTTGAGTTCCGCCTCCTCCTCGTTGGCGATGGAGCTGGTCCCTATGTTCGTTCTTGCTCTTCTCAGTAGGGAGATGAGTTTCGTTATTACTCCAGAGCTCGCGTACCCCACCATTACCGAGAGGAAGACAAACTCGGGATAGACCGCAAATAAGGAGAAAACAAAGGCGATCACCAACAGTAATGAATAGGATCTTTTTGCCCGTAGGTCAAGGTCCTTGAAGCTGCGATACCGAACCTTGCTCACCATAAGAAGGGATAAGGAATATACGAGGATCATCAGAAAGAAGGAGTAAAAGGAGCTCGGCGTTTCCGGATGGTAGAAGAGGATGATCGAGGCAATAACGCAGGCAGCGGTCGGTATAGGAAGTCCTACGAAGTATCTCCTCTCCGCCACCCGCGATTGGATATTGAACCGGGCGAGCCGGGCAGCGCCGGTTGCCACGAAGACAAAGGCAGCGGTCCAGCCCACTCTCCCAAATATATGGAGACTGTAGGAGTAGACGATGACCGCCGGGGCTACCCCGAAGGAGACGAGGTCGGCTAAGGAGTCGAACTCAACCCCGAAGGGAGAGGTGGTTTTGGTTAAGCGAGCGATCCTTCCATCGAGGGAATCGAGGATGAAAGCGATGCCGATAAACGCTGCCCCTAAGGAAAACCGCCCTCGAAACGCAGAGATTATCGAGGCGAAGCCGAAAAGGAGGTTTGTCATCGTGAACAGGCTGGGGAGGATGTAGATGCCACGACGGAACCTCTCCTTCCTCGTCCTTTTGGTTTTAGAGGGGGTTCTCAATTTAGTTCTCCGATTATCGTTTCCCCTGCCTTTACCTTATCCCCGACCTTGACCAGAAGGCTTGCTTCCCTGGGTAGGACGAGTTCTACCCGGGAGCCGAATTTTATCATCCCTATCCGCTCCCCTGCTTTCACCTCGTCCTCCACCTTCTTCCAGAAGCTTATCCTCCTCGCAATGACCCCGGCTATCTGGGTTAACTCGATCCTTCTGCTTCGAGAGACAAGGGTTATTCTATGTTGTTCGTTCTCACTTCCCGCCTCAGGGCGGAAGGCAGGGTGAAATCTTCCCTTCTTGTACTCGCTGTCGGTGATCTTTCCGGAGATGGGGGAGCGGTTTATGTGGACATCAAAAAGTCGCATAAAGATGCTTACCTTCTTCTCATCCCCCTCCTCCCCCGCTTCCACCAC comes from Acidobacteriota bacterium and encodes:
- a CDS encoding phosphatidylserine decarboxylase, with amino-acid sequence VVEAGEEGDEKKVSIFMRLFDVHINRSPISGKITDSEYKKGRFHPAFRPEAGSENEQHRITLVSRSRRIELTQIAGVIARRISFWKKVEDEVKAGERIGMIKFGSRVELVLPREASLLVKVGDKVKAGETIIGELN
- the pssA gene encoding CDP-diacylglycerol--serine O-phosphatidyltransferase yields the protein MRTPSKTKRTRKERFRRGIYILPSLFTMTNLLFGFASIISAFRGRFSLGAAFIGIAFILDSLDGRIARLTKTTSPFGVEFDSLADLVSFGVAPAVIVYSYSLHIFGRVGWTAAFVFVATGAARLARFNIQSRVAERRYFVGLPIPTAACVIASIILFYHPETPSSFYSFFLMILVYSLSLLMVSKVRYRSFKDLDLRAKRSYSLLLVIAFVFSLFAVYPEFVFLSVMVGYASSGVITKLISLLRRARTNIGTSSIANEEEAELKR